Within Epilithonimonas zeae, the genomic segment TTTTCCAGAGAGAGGCCAACATCAAGGATTTTTTACTTCAAAAAATTGAAGATTCTAACAACCTCACACCATCCTGGGTTATCATTTCTATTGTGAAATGTGTGATGACGGCGCTTTTATTATCACAGTTTGTTCCGATTGTTCCAAAGTCTTTATCCGACATTCACTTGTTTGGTTTTGAAATTAACAAGTTCGGGTTTACTTTTTTGACTTTGTTAAGTTTTGACATTGTTAGAAACATTCTGACTTTCTTTTTCTACTCCAGCGTTGGAAGCGGTAAAAATCTGAAAGGCCTGACATTGGTTTCAAGTAAATTTTACTTTTTGGAGTCAATCGCTTTCATTGTGGCATCATTTGCGCTTTATTACTTTCCGGTTGACTTGGTGAAGTATTTTTATTTCATCATTGGTCTGGTTATTTTTTCTTTTATTTTGAAAAACTTAATATACTTATTCCACAAACAATCCATTTTGCCAGAAAACTGGTATTATAAATTTTTGTATATTTGCACGCTTCAAATAGTACCGGTATTGGTACTTTGGAAGTTCTTATTTTATTGAATGTAACATACACATTTTAAGATGAAAATCAAATCTATTTTAGTGTCACAGCCCGCTCCGAATGAATCTTCACCTTATTTGGAAATAGCGAAAAAAGAGAAAATCAAAATCGATTTTCGTCCTTTTATACACGTAGAAGGTGTGGATGCGAAAGAACTCAGAACTCAGAAAATAGACCTGACGCAATATACGGGCGTTATTTTCACGAGTAAGAATGCGATTGACCATTATTTTCGTCTTGCTGAGGAAATGAGATTCAGCGTTCCGGATTCTATGCGTTATATCTGCCAGTCGGAAGCGATTGCCAACTACTTGCAGAAGCATATTGTTTATAGAAAAAGAAAAATCAGCTTTGGTGAGAAGAACTTTTCAGATTTAGCAGCTTTGTTCAAAAAGCATCCGTCTGAGAAATATCTTTTACCTTCTTCTGATGTCTTAACACCAGAAATCCCGAAGGTTTTAGATGCAGCCAACCTAGACTGGACAAGAGCAATAATGTATAAAACTGTTCCGAGTGATTTGACAGATATCAACATCAAAGATTACGATATGTTGGTATTTTTCAGTCATCAGGGAATCAAATCTTTAGGAATCAATTTCCCAGATTTCAAACAAGAAGATACAAAAATTGCTGTTTTCGGAACTACTACCCAAGCCGCTGCAGAAGAAGCAGGATTGACAGTTAACGTAATGGCTCCAACCAAAGAAAATCCGTCTATGACAATGGCCATAGAAAAATATATCAAAAGTATCAATAAATAATTATTGACCACATAAATCAAAACCGTCCCGAATTTTTTGGGATGGTTTTTTGTTTAAATTTGTTAAATCTGAAAAAATCTCTTCAGAAAACTTTTTACCACATAGACACATAGTTTTCCGAAACTTAAATATAATTCTAGAGTTCAAATACAAAATATTTTAATTCTATGTGCCTATGTGGTTTTAATAAATATCAATTTCAAAATGAACGCTCCACAAGCTAAAAAAATAGATAAACTTCTAGAAATCCATAACGATAAAAGAAATGACCCATATTTCTGGATGAATGAACGTGAAAATCCGGAAGTCATCCAATATCTGGAGGAAGAAAATGCCTACACAGATTTTGTGATGAAGGATACAGAAGACCTTCAGAACGATTTGTATGAGGAAATGAAATCCCGATACAAAAAAGACGACGAGTCTTTGCCTTATTTCTTCAACAGTTATTGGTACATCGTACGTTATGAAGCTGGAAAAGAGTATCCGATTTTCTCCAGAAAATTTCAATCTTTGGATAATGAAGAAGAGATTTTACTGAATGTCAATATTCTGGCAGAAGGCGAAGCTTTCTTCGAAACCGGAAGTATGTCTATTAGCGTGAACAACGATATTATGGCCTACTCTACCGATAATGTTGGGAGAAGAATTTACAAGATTTATTTTAAGAATCTTAAAACCGGAGAACTTTATCCTGATGTTATCGAAAATGCAACCGGAAAAGCAGTTTGGGCCAATGATAACGAACACGTTTTCTACATCAGAAAGGATGAAAGTCTCAGAGCATTTCAAATCTACCGTCACAAATTAGGAACAGATTCTTCTGAAGACGTTTTGATTTTCCACGAGGAAGATGAGACTTTTGATGTTAGCGTCTTTAAAACCAAATCTTTAGAATACATTTTCATCGCTGCTTCATCTACTAATGAAGATGAAATGAGATTTATTCCGGCTAATAATGTTTTTGCAGACTGGACAATTGTTCAACCAAGAACAGAGGATTTGGAATATTCGGTGGAGCATTACGAGGATGATTTTTATATCATTACGAACACAGATGATTCTACCAACTTCAAAATCGTAAAAACTAAAGTTGATAAGCCGTCAATGGAAAATTGGCAGGATTTCATTCCACACAGGGAAAATGTTTTGTTGGAAGGTTTTGAGATTTTCA encodes:
- a CDS encoding uroporphyrinogen-III synthase, whose translation is MKIKSILVSQPAPNESSPYLEIAKKEKIKIDFRPFIHVEGVDAKELRTQKIDLTQYTGVIFTSKNAIDHYFRLAEEMRFSVPDSMRYICQSEAIANYLQKHIVYRKRKISFGEKNFSDLAALFKKHPSEKYLLPSSDVLTPEIPKVLDAANLDWTRAIMYKTVPSDLTDINIKDYDMLVFFSHQGIKSLGINFPDFKQEDTKIAVFGTTTQAAAEEAGLTVNVMAPTKENPSMTMAIEKYIKSINK
- a CDS encoding DUF4271 domain-containing protein, producing MIRIAEHNDWVIYCILGSIFIYIILLSVFQREANIKDFLLQKIEDSNNLTPSWVIISIVKCVMTALLLSQFVPIVPKSLSDIHLFGFEINKFGFTFLTLLSFDIVRNILTFFFYSSVGSGKNLKGLTLVSSKFYFLESIAFIVASFALYYFPVDLVKYFYFIIGLVIFSFILKNLIYLFHKQSILPENWYYKFLYICTLQIVPVLVLWKFLFY